One genomic segment of Nocardia spumae includes these proteins:
- a CDS encoding glycosyltransferase family 4 protein, whose amino-acid sequence MRIGMVCPYSFDVPGGVQSHVVELAQVLIERGHRVSVLAPASDDTELPEFVVSAGKAVAIPYNGSVARLSFGPTAYTRLRRWIADNDFEVLHVHEPNAPSISMLALKVAEGPIVATFHTSTTRSLVLATFQGVLRPYHEKISGRIAVSELARRWQVEALGSDAVEIPNGVDVRAFANAPLLQGYPRPGGTVLFLGRYDEPRKGMAVLLGALPRLVDRHPEIEILIVGRGDEDRLRREAGEHAGHLRFLGQVSDAEKASAMRSADVYCAPNLGGESFGIVLVEAMAAGTAVVASELDAFRRVLRDGTAGSLVPVGDSTALARAIDVLLTDGGRRAAQVRIADQVVGEYDWPVVAEQILRVYETVTVGDARVRTAG is encoded by the coding sequence ATGAGAATCGGCATGGTCTGCCCGTACTCGTTCGACGTGCCGGGTGGTGTGCAGTCCCATGTCGTGGAGCTGGCGCAGGTGCTGATCGAGCGGGGACATCGGGTCAGCGTCCTGGCACCCGCCTCCGACGACACCGAACTCCCGGAGTTCGTGGTCTCGGCCGGCAAGGCCGTGGCCATTCCCTACAACGGCTCGGTGGCGCGGCTGTCGTTCGGCCCGACCGCCTACACCCGGTTGCGGCGCTGGATCGCCGACAACGACTTCGAGGTCCTGCACGTGCACGAACCCAACGCGCCCAGCATCTCGATGCTGGCGTTGAAGGTGGCCGAGGGGCCCATCGTGGCCACCTTCCACACCTCGACCACCCGGTCGCTGGTGCTGGCGACCTTCCAGGGTGTGCTGCGGCCGTATCACGAGAAGATCAGTGGCCGGATCGCGGTCTCCGAGCTCGCGCGGCGCTGGCAGGTCGAGGCGCTCGGCAGCGACGCGGTGGAGATCCCGAACGGGGTCGACGTTCGAGCGTTCGCGAATGCCCCACTGCTGCAGGGCTATCCGCGTCCGGGCGGCACGGTGCTGTTCCTGGGGCGCTACGACGAACCCCGCAAGGGCATGGCGGTACTGCTGGGCGCGCTGCCCCGGCTGGTCGACCGGCACCCGGAGATCGAGATCCTGATCGTGGGTCGCGGCGACGAGGACCGGCTGCGCCGCGAGGCCGGTGAACATGCCGGACATCTGCGTTTCCTGGGGCAGGTGTCGGATGCGGAGAAGGCCTCGGCGATGCGCAGCGCGGACGTGTACTGCGCGCCGAATCTGGGTGGTGAGAGCTTCGGCATCGTGCTCGTGGAGGCCATGGCGGCCGGAACCGCCGTGGTGGCGAGCGAATTGGACGCGTTCCGGCGGGTCTTGCGCGACGGTACCGCGGGATCGCTGGTGCCGGTGGGGGATTCGACCGCACTGGCTCGCGCGATCGACGTACTGCTCACCGACGGCGGCCGCCGCGCGGCCCAGGTGCGGATCGCCGATCAGGTAGTGGGCGAATACGATTGGCCGGTCGTGGCCGAACAGATTCTGCGGGTGTACGAGACGGTGACCGTCGGTGACGCCCGGGTGAGGACCGCTGGATGA
- a CDS encoding rubredoxin, with protein MSRYLCPICDFVYDEIEGAPREGFSAGTPWTAIPDDWCCPDCGVREKLDFEPLDPAATKGS; from the coding sequence ATGTCGCGATACCTCTGCCCCATCTGCGATTTCGTCTACGACGAGATCGAAGGCGCACCGCGCGAGGGCTTTTCGGCCGGTACGCCGTGGACAGCGATCCCCGACGACTGGTGCTGCCCCGACTGCGGCGTCCGCGAAAAGCTCGACTTCGAACCGCTCGACCCGGCCGCGACGAAAGGATCCTGA
- a CDS encoding NUDIX hydrolase has product MTFSATTILVLALIAAVVIAIGVWAYSTANRLDRLHVRSDQARDALESALARRAVVARTVAISMAGPMSESAAAEQAKRLIGLADRAERADWSDRETAENQLAVALSSVDIATLRPQLVAELADAEARVLIARRFHNDAVRDTLALRTRRPVRLLHLGGTAPLPTYFEIAERATAAAATGLEVDTVRTSARVVLLDEQDRVLLMRGHDPLTPDSPFWFTVGGGIEPGETLRTAAVREVWEETGFALDSTLLRGPIWRRVAVFPFNGELIRSEELFFVARVRWFDPKPADPTVWERRCVTAYRWCRPPDIAELDTMGEQVYPYHLDGLLGEAIAVAGSEAEPEVRSIR; this is encoded by the coding sequence ATCACCTTCTCCGCGACGACCATTCTGGTCCTCGCGCTGATCGCGGCGGTCGTCATCGCCATCGGTGTCTGGGCGTATTCCACCGCCAACCGGCTCGACCGGCTGCACGTTCGCAGTGATCAGGCGCGTGACGCACTCGAGTCGGCGCTGGCGCGGCGCGCGGTGGTGGCGCGCACGGTGGCGATCTCGATGGCGGGGCCGATGTCGGAGTCCGCGGCCGCCGAGCAGGCCAAGCGGCTGATCGGGCTGGCCGATCGGGCCGAACGGGCCGACTGGAGCGACCGGGAGACCGCGGAGAATCAGCTCGCGGTCGCCCTGTCGTCGGTCGATATCGCCACATTGCGCCCGCAACTGGTGGCCGAACTGGCCGATGCCGAGGCGCGGGTGCTGATCGCGCGGCGCTTCCACAACGACGCCGTGCGCGACACCCTCGCGCTGCGCACCCGGCGGCCGGTGCGACTGCTGCACCTGGGTGGTACCGCACCGCTACCCACCTATTTCGAGATCGCCGAACGGGCCACGGCGGCCGCGGCCACCGGACTCGAGGTCGACACCGTGCGCACTTCGGCGCGCGTGGTGCTGCTCGACGAGCAGGATCGGGTGCTGCTGATGCGCGGCCACGATCCGCTGACCCCGGATTCCCCGTTCTGGTTCACCGTCGGCGGCGGGATCGAACCGGGCGAGACACTGCGCACCGCGGCCGTGCGCGAGGTGTGGGAGGAGACGGGGTTCGCCCTGGACTCCACGCTGCTGCGGGGCCCGATCTGGCGTCGGGTCGCGGTCTTTCCGTTCAACGGAGAGCTGATCCGCTCCGAGGAGTTGTTCTTCGTCGCGCGCGTTCGCTGGTTCGACCCGAAGCCGGCGGATCCGACGGTGTGGGAGCGGCGCTGTGTGACCGCCTACCGCTGGTGCCGCCCACCGGATATCGCGGAACTGGACACCATGGGGGAGCAGGTCTACCCGTACCACCTGGACGGATTGCTGGGCGAGGCGATCGCCGTGGCGGGGTCGGAGGCAGAGCCCGAGGTGCGGTCCATCCGCTGA
- a CDS encoding rubredoxin, translating into MTDYKLFRCVQCGFEYDEALGWPEDGIGPGTRWDDIPDDWSCPDCGAAKADFEMVEVSRA; encoded by the coding sequence ATGACCGACTACAAGCTGTTCCGCTGCGTGCAATGTGGTTTCGAATACGACGAGGCGCTGGGCTGGCCCGAGGACGGGATCGGACCGGGCACCCGCTGGGACGACATCCCCGACGACTGGTCGTGCCCCGATTGCGGTGCGGCCAAGGCCGATTTCGAGATGGTCGAGGTCAGCCGGGCATGA
- a CDS encoding NAD(P)/FAD-dependent oxidoreductase gives MTGRIVIIGAGVAGATAARTLRTEGYRGEIVVFGAEAHLPYRRPMVSKELLAGTANERRLLLESAQSWTALDIELRPATAVTEIEVDADRVHAADGSTLGYDALILATGAHARQLPGPEYGAYTLRGAADVAPLRTAMVDGGSILIVGGGLVGCEVAATARGLGVQVEVVHSGPAPLARVVAPVVGEHCRKLHADNGVVIHDSVMLDRIDNAGGGIRAVAADGREWSAAATLIAIGSEPDTALARRAGLAVGDGILVDEYHTTSAPNIFAAGDAAAVYDADCGVHIRSEQWNSAQAHGIAVAKSVLGRDVARAEAGWGWTTQYGTTIQFAGRPDPDDEIVVRPGDTEDRFVALALRAGRLTAAAAVARPADLRAARSLITARTTHDHRTWADPAITLTELAAVSEPVGRH, from the coding sequence ATGACGGGACGTATCGTCATCATCGGCGCGGGCGTGGCCGGCGCGACCGCGGCCCGAACCCTGCGCACCGAGGGATACCGCGGCGAGATCGTCGTCTTCGGCGCCGAAGCGCACCTGCCCTACCGGCGGCCGATGGTCTCCAAGGAATTGCTGGCCGGCACGGCGAACGAACGGCGCCTGCTGCTCGAATCGGCGCAATCGTGGACCGCGCTCGATATCGAACTGCGGCCCGCGACCGCCGTCACCGAGATCGAGGTCGACGCCGACCGGGTGCACGCGGCCGACGGCTCCACGCTCGGCTACGACGCCCTGATCCTCGCCACCGGCGCGCACGCGCGGCAGCTGCCCGGACCCGAGTACGGCGCCTACACCCTGCGCGGCGCCGCCGACGTCGCACCACTGCGCACGGCGATGGTCGACGGCGGCTCGATACTGATCGTCGGCGGCGGACTGGTCGGGTGCGAGGTCGCCGCCACCGCACGCGGCCTGGGCGTTCAGGTGGAGGTCGTGCACTCGGGACCGGCGCCACTGGCGCGCGTGGTCGCGCCCGTCGTCGGAGAGCACTGCCGAAAGCTGCACGCGGACAACGGAGTCGTCATCCACGACTCGGTGATGCTGGACCGCATCGACAACGCGGGCGGCGGCATCCGGGCCGTCGCGGCCGACGGGCGGGAGTGGTCGGCCGCGGCCACGCTCATCGCCATCGGCTCCGAACCGGATACGGCCCTGGCCCGCCGTGCCGGCCTGGCGGTCGGTGACGGCATCCTCGTCGACGAGTACCACACCACCTCGGCTCCGAATATCTTCGCCGCCGGTGACGCCGCCGCGGTCTACGACGCCGACTGCGGGGTCCATATCCGCTCCGAACAGTGGAACAGCGCGCAGGCCCACGGCATCGCGGTGGCGAAATCGGTACTGGGACGAGATGTCGCGCGCGCCGAAGCCGGCTGGGGCTGGACCACGCAGTACGGCACCACCATCCAGTTCGCGGGCCGCCCGGATCCCGACGACGAGATCGTGGTGCGGCCCGGCGACACCGAGGACCGATTCGTGGCGCTGGCCCTGCGCGCGGGCCGGTTGACGGCCGCCGCCGCGGTGGCGCGACCCGCCGATCTGCGCGCGGCCCGATCCCTCATCACCGCCCGGACCACCCACGATCACCGGACCTGGGCGGATCCGGCCATCACACTCACCGAACTCGCCGCCGTGTCCGAACCGGTCGGCCGCCACTGA